A region of Lichenibacterium dinghuense DNA encodes the following proteins:
- a CDS encoding Gfo/Idh/MocA family protein produces MAEQERLLRVGILGCGPISQFAHLESAQKGRNVALQAVCDADVGLAKRFGEFYDAERIYFDYDEMLADPDVDAVVIGTSDAFHVPAALRALAAGKHVLCEKPIGTGVEEVERLAAAVERSGLVLRVGHMLRFDPGVESAKAFVDGEMGEMLALKAWYCDSTHRYTVTDAVQPLPRQGTRVMRPSGDPKADRERYYMLAHGSHLVDLARFLAGPIRSVHARLRQRFGAYSWFVDIEFENGAMGHLDLTVAIRGDWSEGFEVYGENGSARARILNPWYYKSAEVEIFHEKDATTTRVLGADGHFYRRQLEGFAEAVLTGSEPRGADIRDGLASVKAMAAIMQSVRSGRPVDVETAGGEV; encoded by the coding sequence ATGGCCGAACAAGAGCGCCTGCTGCGCGTGGGCATCCTGGGATGCGGGCCCATATCGCAATTCGCCCACCTCGAATCCGCCCAGAAGGGCCGGAACGTCGCCCTCCAGGCCGTCTGCGACGCCGACGTGGGCCTGGCCAAGCGCTTCGGCGAGTTCTACGACGCCGAGCGCATCTACTTCGACTACGACGAGATGCTGGCCGACCCGGACGTCGACGCCGTGGTGATCGGCACCTCCGACGCCTTCCACGTCCCCGCCGCCCTGCGGGCCCTCGCGGCGGGCAAGCACGTCCTCTGCGAGAAGCCGATCGGCACCGGCGTCGAGGAGGTGGAGCGCCTCGCCGCCGCGGTCGAGAGGAGCGGCCTCGTGCTCCGGGTCGGCCACATGCTGCGCTTCGACCCCGGCGTCGAGTCGGCCAAGGCCTTCGTGGACGGCGAGATGGGCGAGATGCTCGCCCTCAAGGCCTGGTACTGCGACTCGACCCACCGCTACACGGTGACCGACGCGGTCCAGCCCCTGCCCCGCCAGGGGACCCGCGTCATGCGGCCGAGCGGCGACCCCAAGGCCGATCGCGAGCGCTACTACATGCTCGCGCACGGCAGCCACCTCGTCGACCTCGCGCGCTTCCTCGCCGGCCCGATCCGCTCCGTGCACGCGCGGCTGAGGCAGCGCTTCGGCGCCTATTCGTGGTTCGTCGACATCGAGTTCGAGAACGGCGCCATGGGCCACCTCGACCTGACGGTCGCGATCCGCGGGGACTGGTCGGAAGGGTTCGAGGTCTACGGGGAGAACGGGAGCGCGCGCGCCAGGATCCTGAACCCCTGGTACTACAAGTCGGCCGAGGTCGAGATCTTCCACGAGAAGGACGCGACGACCACGCGCGTGCTGGGGGCGGACGGCCACTTCTACCGCCGCCAGCTCGAAGGCTTCGCCGAGGCCGTGCTGACGGGCTCCGAGCCGCGCGGGGCCGACATCCGCGACGGCTTGGCCTCCGTGAAGGCCATGGCGGCCATCATGCAGTCCGTGCGC